Below is a genomic region from Vibrio nitrifigilis.
TAATTACGCTAAGGAAGGCTCTTATGGGACAAGTCGATACGGTGTTACAAGATGCAATACCGCCAATGTTCAGTGACCAAACCTTTTCTCAGATCGTCTCAAACGCTCCGGTTGCGATCAGTATTACCGACCCTAACGGCACTATTTTATTCGTTAATCAGATGTTTTCAGAAATCACCGGCTACACAGCAAGTGAACTGGTCGGGCGGAATTCTTCACTGCTTTCCTATAAGGCAACACCGAAAAGTGTCTACGAAAATTTATGGAATGCAATCAGTACAGGGCATCATTGGCAAGGACAGCTGGTGAATCGCAAAAAAAACGGGCAGCCCTATATCGCTGAAATCTCTATTTCACGGTTTGTCGCCATGAAAGGTGATGTGTGTTACTACGCCATCCACAAAGACATTACCGAAGCGCACCAAACCGTCACTAACTTAAAAAATCAATCGGTCATGTTTGAGGCTGTACTGAATGCCACACCAATTGCCATCACGATGATCGATCAAGATCACAACACCTTATTTAGTAATGCTAAATTCGACAAAATTGGACAAAGTATCAACGGCTCCCCCGTTAAGGAACTGCTGGATAGTTTGAATACCGATTACGGTATCACGTCGATTAACGAATTTATGAAAAATAAAGAACACCGCTATAAAGGCGTTCATATCGAAAATAAAGGAGGAGTACGTGAGCGTTGGTTTGATTATTCGTTAGTAAAAATCCCTGTATCTGACACAACTGCCGATACGTATTTCAAACCTCAAGATGCGTTTTACACCGTCATTACCATCACAGAACGCACGCGAGAAAAACTGCTGGTTGAAGAGCGCCGTATCAACTCGGTCAAATTGATGACCCGCGATAATAAATATGTTCATGCGATGCAAGAAGCGCTGATGGCGACATTGCATCAATTGCAAGGGCCCTTCAATATGATCGATTCCGCCATGAACATTCTAAAGCGCACCAGTCCATCATGTCCTGGGCTCATCGCGATGGATGAAGCGATGGAAACTGCTTTTCGCGCGATGCACGATATCAAACAAGCCATTCCTGAACGCAACAGTGAAGCGTTCCAACCCGTTAATATCAATCAAGTGATCCGCGATGCAACGGCGATTTGTACCGATGAGCTGTTGATGTCATCGACTAAATTAGACTTGATTCTGTCACCTAAACTCAATTCCATCAATGGTATGCCGCACCGGCTTATTTTGACATTAAAACAGTTAATCGATAATGCGGTCGATTCCATTCAAGCGGCCAAGTGTAACGAACGCTCTATTTTGATTACCTCGTACGCGGCTAATGAAGAGACCAAAATCATTGTGGAAGACAGTGGCGGCGGCATTGCCGATGATTTACGTTTGAAAGTATTTCAACCCTTTTTCAGTACCAAACCCAAGCATCAAACCGGATGCCGTGGTATCGGTTTATCGATTGTGCAGCAAGTGCTGAATGAGCATTCAGCGACCATTACGATCTCTGAAAGTGATCACTTGAAGGGTGCGTATATTTGTCTCACCTTCCCTAGCTCTGAATGGTAATGCCTTATGACTGAAGATTTATCTCTCTTAGATTTAGAACGTCAGTTGTTAGCTGCAATGTATCGCATTGCTAGTGTCTTAAATAGCAGTCTCGAATACCAAGACTCAGCTGATAAAGTTCTGCAAATATTGCACGACGATTGCCGGCTGCAATGTGGCCTACTGACTATCCTCGATCAAGATCAACAAACCTTGATCATTAAAGCAGTGCACACACCAACGCCCAATATGGCGGTTGAACAAAAGCGAGCTCACTATAAAGTTGGCGAAGGCATTATTGGCGAAGTATTACGTCAAGGCAGTACCATGGTGGTACGTAACCTCGGTAGTGATATGCGCTTTGCTGATAAATTAGCCTTGTACGATTACGAAAAACCATTTATCTGCGTGCCTCTTAAAGATAGTCGTACTCACCCTATTGGCGCACTCGCTGCACAGCCTCCGATTTTAGATGATCAATACCTGACACTACTCACCAAGTTTATGGAGATGGTGGCAAACTTAGTCGCGCAGAATGTGCAACTGGCATTTAAAGTCGAAAATACCCAAAAACAATTGGTTGATGAACGCGATGGCTTGCGCCGCCAAGTTCGTAATAACTACAGTTTCCGCAATTTAGTCGGCCATACTAAGGTCATGCGGCAAGTCTTTGAGCAAATTCGTTTAGTCTCTCGTTGGGATTCTACCGTGCTGATTCGCGGTGAATCAGGGACAGGGAAAGAGCTCGTCGCTAACGCTATTCACTACAACTCGCCACGAGCGAATAACCCGTTTGTGAAACTCAACTGCGCAGCCCTTCCCGATAATTTATTGGAATCAGAACTGTTTGGTCATGAAAAAGGCGCGTTTACAGGTGCGGTTAAGCAACGCAAAGGACGATTTGAGCTCGCCGACAACGGCACGATTTTCTTAGATGAGATCGGTGAAACCAGCCCAGCGTTTCAGACTAAATTACTGCGCGTATTGCAAGAGAAGGAATTTGAACGAGTGGGCGGCACCAGCACTATATCCGTTAACGTACGTATTGTTGCGGCAACTAACCGTAATTTGGAAGAAGAAGTGGCTAAAGGCGATTTTCGTGAAGATCTGTACTATCGCTTAAACGTCATGCCCATGTATTTACCACCACTGCGTGAACGTGTTCAAGACATTCCTGAACTGGCTGATCACATGATTAAAAAACTTAGCAAAGCCCAACAGCGCAAAATCTCGCTTACCGATCCTGCTGTACGAGTCATGATGGGATACCATTGGCCAGGTAACGTACGAGAAATGGAAAACACCCTTGAACGTGCTTCGGTCTTAAGTGAAGCGGGCGTCATTGAGCCTGAGTTAATTACCTTCTCTCACATGGAATCCACGCCAGCGATGCACACTCCTAGCAGCTCATATCAGGCGATGCCTGCTCAAAGTACGCCTAAACCGGCTACTGAATTACCTAGTGTGTCCAAGGAGCAAAAATTTCATGATGAGCGCGAAATGGTCATTGATGCATTAGAGCGTACAGGCTGGGTAAAAGCGAAAGCCGCTCGATTACTCAATATGACGCCACGCCAAATCGCCTATCGGATTCAAATCATGAATATTGAAATGAAGCAGATCTAATGGCAATGACTGTGATACCCAACTGACTGTTAGTTACTGAGTCAGGGCGTCATCAATCGACACGAGCCAAACCCAATCATGTTACATGGTCGTTTCCTTGCAACATGATTGGGCGCAGAGATAGGCTGGTTGATGAGCTCCCGAATCAGGCTACAGCCATCGATTGAACCTGATGTAAATGATCCACTATTTCTGTAAATGTAGGCCGCTTGGAAAGCTCAATATGTTGGCAATCAGACACTAACTTATTTAATTGAGCCCGCATGGTCGTGTCAATGTCATCACACCGAGCGATTAACTCTTCAAGTAAACAACCAAATGCCCGCACCTCTAGTCGTTGCAAACTCGCAGATTGCTCGGGATCAGACAAATCAATAAAAGAAGCAGCACCATAATCACTTAACAATGCCTCCCCGGTTGGGGTCGTTAATATATTATGCGCGTACAAATCACCGTGCATAATTCCCTGTTGATGGAGATGACAAACGGCCTGTGCAATGGCTCCTATGATGCGAAACAGTTCTACTGTGGTAAATTGCTTATCTGCCGGATACACATCCCTCGTACATGAATCTAGACTAGGCGGACCTGCCAAGTTAACGAACTCTCTGGGTATAAGGTTCATTATGATGCCATCCGTATCTTCAGGATGATTGTCAATCCGCCCAATCGTTTGAGTTAACGCCCGATGTTGACCCGCTTTTATCGTTGCTGCCATCTCACATAAAGGCAAACCATCGCTTGTCATTGCGCCTTTAAATAGTTTGACCGCAACACGATGAACGTCGTTTTTAAGCATCAAATCCGCTTGATAAATCAATCCCGACGCCCCTTCACCGAGTAAAACGTTAGTTGTGACATTATGCCAATCGATCGGCGTCATCTCTGCGGTTAACGCTTGCTGTTCCAACAATTCGACAAAGGGGTTACCAGCGTATGCAAACCACGTTAATTTCGGTAAAGAAAATACCCATTCAGGAAAAGCGTTGAGTCGATTCGCCGACACCCGCATTAACTCCAAACGCTCACATTGTGCTAATGACTCAGGCAAGCGAGACAGCTTATTACCCGCTAACATCAATTTTTGCAATTTATCGCACTGCCCAATACGTTCAGGTAAGACACGAATACAGTTATCTGTCAAAATAAGCCAGCGTAATTGAGGAGGTAATGATTCTGGGGGAACGTCATCGATTTGATTAGATTTGAATCCTATCATGCTGAGCGAGCAGCATTTTCCTAACACCTTAGGCAACTGTGTAAATTGATTTTGCGAACAAAAAATGACTTTTAAATTCGTTAATTGGTCAAGATCATCGGGTAATGATGAAAGTTGATTGCCAGTCAAATCTAAAATTTCTAGCGTGTCAGATAGCGAAAAAATTTCTCGAGGAAAATCCGTTAAACCACAAGCGAGCTTCAAGCGACGCAGACCTTTTAACGATCCAGAGCGTAATTGTTCAAGTGTGTGCATTATCAACCTAATCAAAAAGAACGACGCGAAAAACAAGCGCCTAGAAACAAAACGACTGAATTGTAACGTAACAAGCCGTGTTGAGTCATTCGATTGGCTAAAACGAATCTTTTTCTTTAGAACACCGTTACCGTATACGTTAACCCTCAATTGTCGGGCTCACGACTTAAAACGAACAAACCTGAGCAAAATTTGTTTGTTATTTTTACGACAATTGTTCGTGTCACAATGTTACACCAGCTTTTAAAACAATAAATTTCAATAGGTTAACTTAGGTACAATGTTTGCACTCTGATCCCTATTACTTACACCGGAAAAGAGGTCGACATGGAAAGTCCTTCTCATACAAGCTGTTCAGAGCATTCTAATAACGACAA
It encodes:
- the nifL gene encoding nitrogen fixation negative regulator NifL — translated: MGQVDTVLQDAIPPMFSDQTFSQIVSNAPVAISITDPNGTILFVNQMFSEITGYTASELVGRNSSLLSYKATPKSVYENLWNAISTGHHWQGQLVNRKKNGQPYIAEISISRFVAMKGDVCYYAIHKDITEAHQTVTNLKNQSVMFEAVLNATPIAITMIDQDHNTLFSNAKFDKIGQSINGSPVKELLDSLNTDYGITSINEFMKNKEHRYKGVHIENKGGVRERWFDYSLVKIPVSDTTADTYFKPQDAFYTVITITERTREKLLVEERRINSVKLMTRDNKYVHAMQEALMATLHQLQGPFNMIDSAMNILKRTSPSCPGLIAMDEAMETAFRAMHDIKQAIPERNSEAFQPVNINQVIRDATAICTDELLMSSTKLDLILSPKLNSINGMPHRLILTLKQLIDNAVDSIQAAKCNERSILITSYAANEETKIIVEDSGGGIADDLRLKVFQPFFSTKPKHQTGCRGIGLSIVQQVLNEHSATITISESDHLKGAYICLTFPSSEW
- the nifA gene encoding nif-specific transcriptional activator NifA → MTEDLSLLDLERQLLAAMYRIASVLNSSLEYQDSADKVLQILHDDCRLQCGLLTILDQDQQTLIIKAVHTPTPNMAVEQKRAHYKVGEGIIGEVLRQGSTMVVRNLGSDMRFADKLALYDYEKPFICVPLKDSRTHPIGALAAQPPILDDQYLTLLTKFMEMVANLVAQNVQLAFKVENTQKQLVDERDGLRRQVRNNYSFRNLVGHTKVMRQVFEQIRLVSRWDSTVLIRGESGTGKELVANAIHYNSPRANNPFVKLNCAALPDNLLESELFGHEKGAFTGAVKQRKGRFELADNGTIFLDEIGETSPAFQTKLLRVLQEKEFERVGGTSTISVNVRIVAATNRNLEEEVAKGDFREDLYYRLNVMPMYLPPLRERVQDIPELADHMIKKLSKAQQRKISLTDPAVRVMMGYHWPGNVREMENTLERASVLSEAGVIEPELITFSHMESTPAMHTPSSSYQAMPAQSTPKPATELPSVSKEQKFHDEREMVIDALERTGWVKAKAARLLNMTPRQIAYRIQIMNIEMKQI
- a CDS encoding leucine-rich repeat-containing protein kinase family protein — encoded protein: MHTLEQLRSGSLKGLRRLKLACGLTDFPREIFSLSDTLEILDLTGNQLSSLPDDLDQLTNLKVIFCSQNQFTQLPKVLGKCCSLSMIGFKSNQIDDVPPESLPPQLRWLILTDNCIRVLPERIGQCDKLQKLMLAGNKLSRLPESLAQCERLELMRVSANRLNAFPEWVFSLPKLTWFAYAGNPFVELLEQQALTAEMTPIDWHNVTTNVLLGEGASGLIYQADLMLKNDVHRVAVKLFKGAMTSDGLPLCEMAATIKAGQHRALTQTIGRIDNHPEDTDGIIMNLIPREFVNLAGPPSLDSCTRDVYPADKQFTTVELFRIIGAIAQAVCHLHQQGIMHGDLYAHNILTTPTGEALLSDYGAASFIDLSDPEQSASLQRLEVRAFGCLLEELIARCDDIDTTMRAQLNKLVSDCQHIELSKRPTFTEIVDHLHQVQSMAVA